The proteins below are encoded in one region of Rhodothermales bacterium:
- a CDS encoding Lrp/AsnC family transcriptional regulator, with product MDRIDEIDVKILSLLQAQGRMKRNRIAEEVGLSVPSVSERMRKLEERGVITGYFAVVSAKRLHIDITAFIRVRVENSDGYPEFVRRASELPEVQEVHSITGEGSHILKIRTRNTTTLEQLLARLQSWPSVQGTSTSIVLSTYKETREIDVVPSDLLAGEPT from the coding sequence ATGGACAGAATAGATGAGATCGACGTAAAAATCCTTTCGCTGCTCCAGGCGCAGGGACGGATGAAGCGCAACCGCATCGCGGAGGAGGTGGGCCTTTCGGTCCCTTCCGTGAGCGAGCGGATGCGCAAGTTGGAGGAGCGTGGTGTGATCACGGGCTACTTTGCCGTCGTCAGCGCAAAACGCCTGCATATCGACATCACCGCGTTCATCCGCGTGCGGGTCGAAAACTCGGATGGGTATCCCGAGTTCGTCCGCCGCGCGTCGGAGCTGCCCGAGGTGCAGGAGGTCCACTCGATCACCGGCGAGGGCTCGCACATCCTCAAAATCCGCACGCGCAACACGACGACGCTCGAGCAGTTGCTCGCCCGGCTCCAGTCGTGGCCGAGCGTGCAGGGGACCTCGACGAGCATCGTGCTGAGCACCTACAAGGAGACGCGAGAGATAGACGTAGTGCCGTCCGATCTCCTGGCCGGCGAGCCCACCTGA
- a CDS encoding J domain-containing protein, which produces MKQYFDILELQPGATPEEVKAAYRDLAKVWHPDRFEGDSRLKSKAAEKLAEINDAYEKIRAYQARQRARADANATQRPIYPSASETEQPGTTPDTTGIHQPGGQRPSNGASGAYYSGYRRPTNGQSGRRRPAERPSNAGSFNAFRDEQKQNSWAESAANSNPSSTGAKARGWAAPASLTRRRASIQYGRFGNAYTNPYRRTRSKRSPVILYLSAGILLILGFAAILFFTQREDRVADTSWIENLEKEAQAGSLARPAAGRDETPLADPDSADLWEVEAGGANDEPRASAARRRLAPAVPPGYFTLGSSKADVVAAQGQPDIMRDNLFRYGFSQVVFDDGRVVGWHQAPERPLMVRLLPFIYRDGEFFTVGSTRDEIISIHGTPDRYGEDGREMMYGKSRITFERGRVINWHQTNENPLNARLLPGSRTSATYFTLRSTKDEVVAAQGSPDSFNENTLHYGYSTISFRDGRVVGWHQSPSNPLNVILEPSRPTSSISFAVGSTRDEVIAAQGTPDQYTDRMLKYGHSTISFENERVVSFYESATSPLKVAAESRH; this is translated from the coding sequence ATGAAGCAATACTTCGACATACTTGAGCTGCAACCCGGCGCCACCCCTGAAGAAGTGAAGGCGGCGTACCGGGATCTGGCCAAGGTCTGGCACCCTGACCGGTTCGAAGGAGATTCGAGATTAAAATCGAAGGCCGCAGAAAAGCTCGCGGAGATCAATGACGCGTATGAGAAGATCCGTGCCTACCAGGCCCGGCAGCGTGCGCGTGCGGATGCCAATGCCACCCAGCGTCCGATCTACCCTTCGGCTTCGGAAACCGAGCAGCCCGGCACGACACCCGATACGACGGGCATTCACCAGCCGGGAGGCCAGCGCCCATCAAACGGCGCGTCGGGCGCCTATTATAGCGGATACCGGCGGCCGACGAATGGCCAGAGTGGACGCCGGCGCCCAGCTGAACGTCCGTCAAACGCAGGTAGCTTCAATGCGTTTCGCGACGAACAAAAACAAAATTCCTGGGCGGAAAGCGCCGCCAATTCTAACCCTTCCTCCACCGGCGCCAAGGCACGCGGATGGGCCGCGCCGGCTTCGCTGACGCGCCGCCGCGCCTCGATCCAGTACGGTCGGTTCGGAAACGCTTACACGAACCCTTATCGCCGCACGCGCAGTAAGCGCAGCCCCGTTATCCTCTACCTCTCCGCCGGCATCCTGCTCATCCTGGGCTTCGCCGCCATCCTCTTCTTTACCCAGCGGGAGGATCGGGTGGCTGATACGAGCTGGATCGAGAACTTGGAAAAGGAAGCGCAGGCTGGCAGCCTCGCCCGGCCTGCCGCCGGCCGCGACGAGACCCCCCTGGCAGACCCGGATTCGGCGGATTTGTGGGAGGTTGAAGCAGGCGGCGCCAATGACGAACCTCGCGCCAGCGCCGCGCGTCGGCGTCTCGCGCCGGCCGTGCCCCCGGGCTATTTCACCCTGGGCTCGTCGAAGGCCGACGTCGTCGCGGCGCAGGGGCAGCCGGACATCATGCGCGACAACCTCTTCCGTTACGGCTTCTCGCAGGTGGTGTTCGACGACGGCCGTGTCGTCGGCTGGCACCAGGCGCCCGAGCGCCCCCTCATGGTTCGCCTCCTTCCTTTTATCTACCGCGACGGGGAGTTTTTTACGGTCGGCTCGACGCGCGACGAGATTATCTCGATTCACGGCACGCCCGATCGCTACGGCGAAGACGGCCGTGAGATGATGTACGGGAAGTCCCGGATCACGTTCGAGCGCGGGCGCGTCATCAACTGGCACCAGACGAACGAGAACCCCCTCAACGCCCGCCTTCTGCCGGGATCGCGAACGAGCGCCACCTACTTCACGCTCCGCTCAACAAAAGATGAGGTCGTGGCCGCCCAGGGCAGCCCGGACAGCTTCAACGAAAACACCCTCCACTACGGCTACTCCACGATCTCCTTCCGCGACGGCCGTGTCGTGGGGTGGCACCAGTCCCCGTCGAATCCCCTCAACGTCATCCTCGAACCCTCGCGGCCCACGAGCTCGATCTCATTCGCCGTCGGTTCGACGCGCGACGAAGTCATCGCCGCCCAGGGCACGCCCGACCAGTACACGGACCGGATGCTCAAGTACGGACACTCCACGATCTCGTTCGAAAACGAGCGCGTGGTCAGCTTCTACGAATCGGCCACCTCGCCGCTCAAGGTCGCCGCGGAATCTCGCCACTGA